Proteins from a single region of Desulfovibrio sp.:
- the rpmG gene encoding 50S ribosomal protein L33, with amino-acid sequence MRLNIILQCTECKRKNYATEKNKKNTTGRLEIKKYCPWDKKHTVHREAK; translated from the coding sequence ATCTTGCAGTGCACCGAGTGCAAGCGCAAGAATTACGCGACCGAGAAGAACAAGAAAAATACGACCGGTCGTCTCGAGATCAAGAAGTATTGTCCCTGGGACAAGAAACACACTGTGCATCGCGAGGCGAAATAG